One Rhododendron vialii isolate Sample 1 chromosome 2a, ASM3025357v1 genomic region harbors:
- the LOC131315646 gene encoding uncharacterized protein LOC131315646 isoform X1 yields MARSSKPSRSKNPSIKYKYSPLEGASFELADFGDEDGIPTSSGKGKQNGGKSEPQSFEMLSTAELISAVGHIWHCASRPLSFLQPKTNLRHDKGDFPQENVLCCTYGKGNVSTCNSAESQYFPVNLMTTNDSSPVVPPNIERLKVSEQISFFEPHRVNYQHSLLWGFMQRSSSIRKEKSPTVGILHDMSSIYGWMSLPGLKQKVNSTLIESKKIDECCLSGDNRTSCCNLGNPAYPPTNDGTGSADSHSQIANYMDSSSGQTTTTVAKASSTSLCSDYYIEALQREEATSSASRTPISRLPADYHLKYSDSNAYEESQPKKDNGDMHVNKNDQLSEFVMADKGKIEVCSPSNNKPHYGLAKQQHAFAGALAGIFVSLCLHPMDTVKTIIQSCRADQKSINYIGRSIISDRGVAGLYRGIASNIASSAPISAVYTFTYESVKGSLLPFLPKEYQSVAHCIGGGCASVATSFIFTPSERIKQQMQVGSHYQNCWNALVGIISKGGLPSLYAGWGAVLCRNVPHSIIKFYTYESLKQLMLPSHDPNAQPNTLQTLVCGGLAGSTAALFTTPFDVVKTRLQTQIPGSIHHYNGVFNTLIDIGKHEGFKGLYRGLIPRLVMYMSQGAIFFASYESCKRLFSMEIPQIHAWTFEYIQNMEDEAP; encoded by the exons ATGGCCAGAAGTAGTAAACCTTCAAGGAGTAAAAACCCTTCAATCAAATACAAATATAGTCCACTAGAGGGGGCCTCCTTTGAACTTGCTGATTTTGGTGATGAAGATGGTATTCCCACTTCCAGTGGTAAAGGTAAGCAAAATGGTGGAAAATCTGAACCACAGTCTTTTGAGATGCTCAGCACAGCTGAGCTAATCTCGGCAGTTGGGCATATATGGCACTGTGCCAGTCGGcctctttcttttctccaaccaaaaacaaatttGAGGCACGATAAGGGTGACTTTCCCCAAGAGAATGTACTGTGTTGTACCTACGGCAAAGGTAATGTCAGCACATGTAACTCAGCTGAGAGCCAATATTTCCCTGTTAATTTGATGACTACTAACGATTCTTCACCCGTGGTACCACCAAACATAGAGCGTTTGAAAGTATCTGAGCAGATATCATTCTTTGAACCTCACAGAGTAAATTATCAACATTCTCTTTTATGGGGATTCATGCAGCGTAGTTCAAGTATCCGgaaggaaaagagtcctactgTTGGAATTTTGCATGATATGAGTAGCATATACGGATGGATGTCACTCCCTGGTCTAAAACAGAAGGTAAACTCTACCCTGATCGAGAGCAAGAAAATTGATGAGTGCTGCCTTTCTGGTGATAATCGTACAAGTTGCTGTAATTTAGGCAATCCCGCCTATCCTCCAACAAATGATGGCACTGGAAGTGCTGACTCCCATTCTCAAATAGCCAACTATATGGACTCGTCATCAGGTCAAACCACTACAACTGTTGCCAAGGCATCTTCAACATCTCTTTGCTCAGATTACTACATTGAGGCTCTCCAAAGGGAAGAAGCAACCAGTAGTGCTTCAAGGACCCCAATTTCTAGACTTCCTGCAGATTACCATCTCAAATATTCAGATAGTAATGCGTATGAAGAAAGCCAACCCAAAAAAGACAATGGTGATATGCATGTGAACAAGAATGATCAGCTGAGTGAGTTTGTAATGGCAGACAAAGGTAAAATAGAGGTTTGCTCACCATCAAATAATAAACCCCACTATGGTCTTGCAAAGCAACAGCATGCTTTTGCTGGAGCATTGGCTGGTATATTTGTCAGTCTTTGTCTGCATCCAATGGATACGGTTAAAACTATAATTCAGTCATGCCGCGCAGATCAGAAATCCATCAACTACATTGGCAGATCAATCATCTCTGATAGAG GTGTAGCTGGACTTTATCGTGGAATTGCAAGCAATATTGCTTCTTCGGCCCCAATTTCTGCAGTTTACACCTTCACTTATGAATCCGTAAAGGGTTCTTTGCTTCCTTTTCTTCCCAAG GAGTATCAATCAGTTGCCCACTGCATTGGAGGTGGTTGTGCCAGTGTTGCTACTTCTTTTATTTTCACTCCCAGTGAGCGCATAAAGCAGCAGATGCAAGTTGGTTCGCACTATCAAAACTGCTG GAATGCTTTGGTTGGGATCATTAGTAAGGGTGGTTTGCCTTCATTATATGCTGGATGGGGTGCGGTACTCTGCAGGAATGTTCCTCACTCTATCATCAAG TTCTACACATATGAAAGCTTGAAGCAATTGATGTTACCATCAcatgaccctaatgctcaacctAACACATTACAAACG CTGGTTTGTGGAGGATTAGCCGGATCCACTGCTGCTCTATTTACAACTCCTTTCGATGTGGTAAAGACAAGATTACAGACGCAG ATTCCTGGATCTATTCACCATTATAATGGTGTGTTTAATACTCTCATAGATATAGGCAAACATGAAGGTTTTAAGGGTCTTTACAG GGGCTTGATTCCTAGATTGGTCATGTACATGTCTCAAGGAGCTATTTTCTTTGCATCATATGAATCTTGCAAGAGGTTATTCTCTATGGAGATTCCACAGATTCATGCTTGGACGTTCGAGTATATACAAAACATGGAAGATGAGGCTCCATAG
- the LOC131315646 gene encoding uncharacterized protein LOC131315646 isoform X2, giving the protein MARSSKPSRSKNPSIKYKYSPLEGASFELADFGDEDGIPTSSGKGKQNGGKSEPQSFEMLSTAELISAVGHIWHCASRPLSFLQPKTNLRHDKGDFPQENVLCCTYGKGNVSTCNSAESQYFPVNLMTTNDSSPVVPPNIERLKVSEQISFFEPHRVNYQHSLLWGFMQRSSSIRKEKSPTVGILHDMSSIYGWMSLPGLKQKVNSTLIESKKIDECCLSGDNRTSCCNLGNPAYPPTNDGTGSADSHSQIANYMDSSSGQTTTTVAKASSTSLCSDYYIEALQREEATSSASRTPISRLPADYHLKYSDSNAYEESQPKKDNGDMHVNKNDQLSEFVMADKGKIEVCSPSNNKPHYGLAKQQHAFAGALAGIFVSLCLHPMDTVKTIIQSCRADQKSINYIGRSIISDRGVAGLYRGIASNIASSAPISAVYTFTYESVKGSLLPFLPKEYQSVAHCIGGGCASVATSFIFTPSERIKQQMQVGSHYQNCWNALVGIISKGGLPSLYAGWGAVLCRNVPHSIIKLVCGGLAGSTAALFTTPFDVVKTRLQTQIPGSIHHYNGVFNTLIDIGKHEGFKGLYRGLIPRLVMYMSQGAIFFASYESCKRLFSMEIPQIHAWTFEYIQNMEDEAP; this is encoded by the exons ATGGCCAGAAGTAGTAAACCTTCAAGGAGTAAAAACCCTTCAATCAAATACAAATATAGTCCACTAGAGGGGGCCTCCTTTGAACTTGCTGATTTTGGTGATGAAGATGGTATTCCCACTTCCAGTGGTAAAGGTAAGCAAAATGGTGGAAAATCTGAACCACAGTCTTTTGAGATGCTCAGCACAGCTGAGCTAATCTCGGCAGTTGGGCATATATGGCACTGTGCCAGTCGGcctctttcttttctccaaccaaaaacaaatttGAGGCACGATAAGGGTGACTTTCCCCAAGAGAATGTACTGTGTTGTACCTACGGCAAAGGTAATGTCAGCACATGTAACTCAGCTGAGAGCCAATATTTCCCTGTTAATTTGATGACTACTAACGATTCTTCACCCGTGGTACCACCAAACATAGAGCGTTTGAAAGTATCTGAGCAGATATCATTCTTTGAACCTCACAGAGTAAATTATCAACATTCTCTTTTATGGGGATTCATGCAGCGTAGTTCAAGTATCCGgaaggaaaagagtcctactgTTGGAATTTTGCATGATATGAGTAGCATATACGGATGGATGTCACTCCCTGGTCTAAAACAGAAGGTAAACTCTACCCTGATCGAGAGCAAGAAAATTGATGAGTGCTGCCTTTCTGGTGATAATCGTACAAGTTGCTGTAATTTAGGCAATCCCGCCTATCCTCCAACAAATGATGGCACTGGAAGTGCTGACTCCCATTCTCAAATAGCCAACTATATGGACTCGTCATCAGGTCAAACCACTACAACTGTTGCCAAGGCATCTTCAACATCTCTTTGCTCAGATTACTACATTGAGGCTCTCCAAAGGGAAGAAGCAACCAGTAGTGCTTCAAGGACCCCAATTTCTAGACTTCCTGCAGATTACCATCTCAAATATTCAGATAGTAATGCGTATGAAGAAAGCCAACCCAAAAAAGACAATGGTGATATGCATGTGAACAAGAATGATCAGCTGAGTGAGTTTGTAATGGCAGACAAAGGTAAAATAGAGGTTTGCTCACCATCAAATAATAAACCCCACTATGGTCTTGCAAAGCAACAGCATGCTTTTGCTGGAGCATTGGCTGGTATATTTGTCAGTCTTTGTCTGCATCCAATGGATACGGTTAAAACTATAATTCAGTCATGCCGCGCAGATCAGAAATCCATCAACTACATTGGCAGATCAATCATCTCTGATAGAG GTGTAGCTGGACTTTATCGTGGAATTGCAAGCAATATTGCTTCTTCGGCCCCAATTTCTGCAGTTTACACCTTCACTTATGAATCCGTAAAGGGTTCTTTGCTTCCTTTTCTTCCCAAG GAGTATCAATCAGTTGCCCACTGCATTGGAGGTGGTTGTGCCAGTGTTGCTACTTCTTTTATTTTCACTCCCAGTGAGCGCATAAAGCAGCAGATGCAAGTTGGTTCGCACTATCAAAACTGCTG GAATGCTTTGGTTGGGATCATTAGTAAGGGTGGTTTGCCTTCATTATATGCTGGATGGGGTGCGGTACTCTGCAGGAATGTTCCTCACTCTATCATCAAG CTGGTTTGTGGAGGATTAGCCGGATCCACTGCTGCTCTATTTACAACTCCTTTCGATGTGGTAAAGACAAGATTACAGACGCAG ATTCCTGGATCTATTCACCATTATAATGGTGTGTTTAATACTCTCATAGATATAGGCAAACATGAAGGTTTTAAGGGTCTTTACAG GGGCTTGATTCCTAGATTGGTCATGTACATGTCTCAAGGAGCTATTTTCTTTGCATCATATGAATCTTGCAAGAGGTTATTCTCTATGGAGATTCCACAGATTCATGCTTGGACGTTCGAGTATATACAAAACATGGAAGATGAGGCTCCATAG